In Kordiimonas sp. SCSIO 12610, the following are encoded in one genomic region:
- a CDS encoding LamG-like jellyroll fold domain-containing protein, with amino-acid sequence MSSVQNIVTVSNQAELLEAIDNYSPGDVIELESGNYGDFRLVGRNFDETLTIRAADGADAVFRSVNFNRVENVEFEGVTFHRILDEGESVVTRAVSLQSSNNITFTDTVFAGSDDGIHDNNPAGLGVTSSTNISVVNSVFDNVNVGALFTNSSGLSLVGNELNGIRQDGFIFGSVSEVLIENNNFGQFLTDETNEDIHAGIIQFFNRSEGVGNSNVIIRGNTSIQALNENFPLGGILIQNSSDGLALNENFLIENNLIYTRDADSITVSHGVDIVIRNNTVLGTPDTPHLTGILVTTGTVDAVIENNLTNVINARHGATFTGSNNVIAQSDDPSLPTFLNNLIFDGFSGEQAVLEDFIPRPDSILVQGGEIIGAFAFDASPDALTARATSETFYGTAEALNAEFSAAFSADNTGLLDESEARFIWDFGDGNTAEGLNVLHSYQEEGTYVVTLSVIRGDQIDTTTHTVSVRDPQILSSDDLLAVDDPSRLAVNSNNELESVSFDGTNPINLERPVALGSLQEFYLSLDIRPTGDPSGDYRIFWNHARYTIELDNGDLVFRLYTDDGAKHTIRVDDADVFDGNFHNVAISFDGNTGTFKAYVNGEVVGTINNVEGEIEDPLLDITVGGSVFGGGLDFIGDIRNLEAYSSPEPVERSSGATTVPTDGTTDPTPPPAEPEEEPETPTTTAPNTEPDGGAEPESEPTPTEAVYSLVDEIGSNAEISGDVTVNGDEISFARSAYIDLGRPDAFADSNEVAISFDLRTDVGGNGPQRVFSDSGRYSVELKGDTVSFRLFTDEGEFISINVEDSGITDGNYHALAFTFDSANGEFAAFIDGVEVGRETGISGELRPPLADSGITIGGTSSGRGFEGDIRNFKLFDTVDAAETELGINDVVTAVSSIQASASIETTDTSSNANVVQFDTNSDGVNGASSAQDEETDWAVVALSE; translated from the coding sequence ATGTCATCAGTGCAAAATATAGTAACAGTATCTAATCAGGCAGAGTTACTAGAGGCGATAGATAATTATTCGCCTGGAGATGTAATAGAACTTGAGTCAGGTAATTACGGCGACTTTAGATTAGTCGGTCGGAACTTTGACGAAACGCTTACAATTCGTGCTGCGGATGGTGCTGATGCTGTTTTTAGAAGTGTAAATTTTAATCGTGTCGAAAATGTTGAGTTCGAGGGGGTAACGTTTCATCGAATACTGGACGAAGGCGAATCGGTAGTTACGAGAGCCGTTAGCTTGCAAAGTTCGAACAATATTACCTTCACCGATACAGTATTTGCAGGTAGCGACGATGGCATACATGATAATAATCCAGCGGGTTTAGGTGTTACCAGTAGTACAAATATTTCGGTCGTCAACAGTGTGTTTGACAATGTAAACGTTGGAGCACTCTTTACAAACTCTTCTGGGCTGTCACTTGTGGGCAATGAGCTCAATGGTATTCGTCAAGATGGCTTTATTTTCGGAAGCGTTTCTGAGGTTTTGATCGAAAACAATAATTTTGGCCAGTTCCTGACAGATGAAACTAATGAGGATATCCATGCGGGGATTATACAATTCTTCAACCGGTCAGAAGGCGTTGGTAACAGCAATGTTATCATTCGAGGCAACACAAGTATTCAGGCGTTGAATGAAAACTTCCCTCTTGGTGGGATTTTGATTCAAAACAGCAGTGATGGACTCGCATTAAATGAGAATTTCCTCATTGAGAATAACCTGATTTACACGCGTGACGCAGATAGCATAACCGTTAGTCACGGTGTTGATATTGTTATACGAAATAACACTGTTTTGGGTACTCCTGATACACCGCACCTCACTGGTATTTTGGTAACAACCGGCACAGTTGATGCTGTTATTGAGAATAACCTGACTAATGTTATTAACGCTAGGCATGGTGCTACATTCACGGGTAGCAATAATGTAATTGCTCAATCAGATGATCCGTCACTTCCTACCTTTTTGAATAATCTGATTTTTGACGGGTTTTCTGGTGAACAGGCCGTGTTGGAGGATTTTATTCCGCGACCAGATAGTATTCTTGTCCAAGGAGGAGAAATAATTGGTGCGTTTGCATTTGATGCTTCACCGGACGCATTAACAGCCCGCGCTACAAGTGAAACGTTTTATGGAACGGCTGAAGCATTAAACGCTGAATTCAGTGCAGCCTTTAGTGCAGATAATACAGGCCTTTTGGATGAGAGTGAAGCTCGATTTATTTGGGACTTTGGCGACGGTAATACAGCAGAAGGATTGAATGTTTTACACTCTTATCAGGAAGAGGGAACCTATGTTGTTACGCTATCTGTAATACGTGGAGACCAAATCGACACAACGACCCATACTGTATCTGTGCGCGACCCCCAAATTCTCTCATCAGATGATTTACTAGCTGTAGATGACCCATCAAGATTGGCAGTCAACTCCAACAATGAACTTGAGAGTGTCTCGTTTGATGGAACTAACCCGATCAATTTGGAACGGCCAGTCGCATTGGGTAGCTTGCAAGAATTCTATTTATCACTGGATATTAGACCTACAGGTGATCCATCGGGTGATTATCGAATTTTCTGGAATCACGCGCGCTATACAATTGAATTGGACAATGGTGATTTAGTTTTCAGACTTTATACGGATGACGGCGCGAAACATACAATTCGTGTTGATGATGCTGATGTGTTCGATGGTAACTTCCATAATGTTGCAATTTCATTTGACGGAAATACAGGTACATTTAAGGCCTATGTTAATGGAGAAGTTGTTGGAACGATCAATAATGTAGAGGGCGAAATAGAGGATCCCCTGTTGGATATTACAGTTGGTGGATCTGTATTTGGCGGCGGATTGGACTTCATCGGTGACATTCGCAATTTGGAGGCCTATTCGTCCCCTGAGCCTGTAGAGCGTTCCAGTGGAGCAACAACAGTGCCCACAGATGGAACTACAGACCCGACACCTCCTCCAGCCGAGCCGGAGGAAGAGCCAGAAACTCCTACAACGACGGCACCGAATACGGAGCCAGATGGTGGAGCAGAACCAGAATCTGAGCCTACCCCAACGGAAGCAGTGTATTCTCTCGTTGATGAAATTGGCTCTAACGCTGAAATATCTGGTGATGTAACGGTAAATGGTGATGAAATCTCTTTCGCGCGAAGCGCATATATCGATCTCGGTCGCCCGGACGCATTTGCTGATAGTAACGAAGTCGCGATTTCCTTCGATCTTCGTACCGATGTTGGTGGTAATGGACCTCAGCGTGTTTTCTCTGATAGTGGCCGATACAGCGTCGAGTTAAAGGGTGATACAGTCAGTTTCAGATTATTCACTGATGAAGGTGAGTTTATCAGTATCAATGTGGAAGACAGCGGTATTACCGATGGTAATTATCATGCTTTGGCGTTTACTTTCGATAGCGCAAACGGAGAATTTGCCGCATTTATCGACGGCGTTGAAGTTGGCCGAGAAACAGGTATCTCTGGTGAATTAAGGCCTCCTTTGGCTGACTCGGGCATCACAATTGGTGGGACATCATCCGGTCGCGGTTTTGAGGGTGATATTCGAAACTTCAAATTATTTGATACTGTCGATGCCGCTGAAACAGAATTGGGGATCAACGATGTGGTAACGGCTGTTTCATCTATTCAGGCATCTGCCAGCATTGAAACCACAGACACGTCCTCAAATGCCAATGTGGTCCAATTTGATACTAATAGTGACGGCGTAAACGGGGCGTCAAGTGCCCAGGATGAGGAAACCGATTGGGCGGTTGTCGCATTATCCGAGTAA
- a CDS encoding serine hydrolase, with product MRSISIFSAVVIFWVSHAITAQNSVEPETAGMSSERLQRLENHFQTYVDKGILPGLTTLVARKGEIVHFQQYGQMNREAGQAMQEDTIFRLYSMTKPVTGVALMMLYEEGRFKLTDPVGKYLPEYKDMQVYKGMADDGSMITEPAKRPMTIQDLMRHTSGLTYGVFGNTPVDIAYREGGLFDPSKNLEQLSKELAKFPLLYQPGERWVYSLSVDIQGRLIEVLSGKTLDVFFDDHIFKPLGMTDTSFYVPKDKHNRFVELYGIDGKGGMAPYRGDFYLPQHEKPAFLSGGGGLVSSTLDYWRFAQMLENGGEFGGVRLLSPKTIELMTIDHLPVGVKGLREDKQGFGLDFLVVKDIPSLGTAGSVGEYNWGGLANTVFWVDPEEELVAILMTNVVYQGNLPLREEMRQMVYQAIID from the coding sequence ATGCGGTCTATCAGTATATTTTCTGCAGTTGTCATATTTTGGGTATCGCACGCTATTACGGCGCAGAATAGTGTAGAACCAGAGACTGCGGGTATGTCCAGCGAACGGCTTCAGCGCCTCGAAAACCACTTTCAAACCTATGTAGACAAGGGCATTTTGCCGGGGCTTACAACGCTTGTCGCTCGAAAAGGTGAAATCGTTCATTTTCAGCAATATGGGCAAATGAACCGTGAAGCCGGCCAGGCAATGCAGGAAGATACGATCTTCCGCTTATATTCAATGACGAAACCGGTAACGGGCGTTGCCTTGATGATGTTGTACGAGGAAGGTAGGTTTAAATTAACAGATCCTGTTGGTAAATACCTACCAGAATATAAGGATATGCAGGTTTACAAGGGTATGGCGGATGATGGCTCTATGATCACCGAACCCGCGAAAAGACCGATGACAATTCAAGACCTTATGCGGCATACCTCGGGCCTGACCTACGGTGTTTTTGGCAATACTCCGGTTGATATTGCTTACCGCGAAGGCGGATTATTTGATCCCTCTAAGAATTTGGAGCAACTGTCGAAGGAATTAGCCAAATTTCCTCTGTTGTATCAGCCAGGAGAACGTTGGGTATATTCGCTCTCTGTTGATATTCAGGGTCGTTTGATTGAGGTGCTTTCTGGCAAAACCCTCGATGTTTTCTTTGACGATCACATTTTTAAGCCACTCGGGATGACAGATACGTCTTTCTATGTGCCAAAGGATAAGCATAATCGATTTGTTGAACTTTATGGTATTGATGGCAAGGGTGGCATGGCGCCCTATCGTGGTGATTTTTACCTGCCACAACATGAAAAACCTGCCTTTCTCTCTGGCGGTGGAGGGTTGGTTTCATCTACCCTCGATTATTGGCGGTTTGCTCAAATGCTAGAGAACGGCGGTGAATTTGGTGGTGTCCGCTTGCTTTCACCTAAAACAATAGAATTGATGACAATTGATCACTTGCCAGTTGGGGTAAAGGGCCTACGTGAAGATAAACAGGGTTTTGGCCTCGATTTTCTGGTCGTGAAGGATATTCCAAGTTTGGGGACTGCTGGAAGTGTTGGGGAGTATAACTGGGGCGGCCTCGCAAATACCGTTTTCTGGGTTGATCCGGAGGAAGAGCTTGTTGCCATCCTTATGACCAATGTTGTTTATCAGGGAAATTTACCATTGCGCGAGGAAATGCGGCAGATGGTGTACCAAGCAATCATTGATTGA
- a CDS encoding biopolymer transporter ExbD yields MIHKKHTSDTAKPDMTPMLDIVFILLIFFIVTASFIQEKGIELQHSPSKKPITEESKKSLTVSVRQNGQLYVDHVQVEPSSLNAIIKRSFTNEPDLTLIINADRDAEMKNIVEVYDAGRIAGLGIHRIFATSKRQ; encoded by the coding sequence ATGATCCATAAGAAACATACATCTGATACAGCAAAACCGGATATGACCCCGATGCTTGATATCGTATTTATATTGCTGATTTTCTTCATTGTAACGGCCTCCTTCATTCAGGAAAAGGGCATTGAACTTCAACACTCGCCTTCAAAAAAACCAATTACCGAAGAGAGCAAAAAATCGCTCACTGTCTCGGTTCGGCAGAATGGCCAATTGTATGTGGATCATGTTCAGGTCGAACCATCTTCTCTTAATGCCATTATAAAGCGGTCCTTCACAAACGAACCTGACCTTACGTTAATTATTAACGCTGATAGGGATGCTGAGATGAAAAATATTGTCGAGGTTTATGACGCTGGACGGATTGCTGGCCTGGGTATTCACCGAATATTCGCGACCTCAAAACGTCAATAG
- a CDS encoding energy transducer TonB: MPYTRFIPATGFASATTFGLFFIMQSLVANNSDVEIITEYHPAPKIPIEKITPTEVEPIDRLPPYDPPEPPEPVDPITPPTEILPINPISPVGPPRYEETGPGPEISLHSDGAMVPIVRVEPQFPRKAAERGITGWTVVEFTVTAAGNIENAVVIDAEPKGYFEAASLKAVKKFRYKPQVVNGVAVDTPNVFTRFNFQLDE, from the coding sequence ATGCCCTACACACGTTTCATCCCTGCCACTGGTTTTGCCTCCGCAACAACTTTCGGCTTGTTTTTCATTATGCAGAGCTTAGTTGCTAATAATTCCGATGTTGAGATTATTACCGAGTATCACCCCGCCCCTAAGATCCCGATCGAGAAGATTACACCAACTGAGGTAGAGCCTATTGATCGACTACCGCCTTACGATCCACCTGAACCACCAGAGCCGGTAGATCCAATTACACCTCCTACCGAAATACTTCCAATCAATCCAATTAGCCCTGTTGGACCACCTCGTTATGAAGAAACCGGTCCAGGGCCTGAAATCAGCCTGCACAGTGACGGTGCTATGGTTCCTATTGTCCGCGTAGAACCCCAATTTCCACGCAAAGCGGCAGAGCGTGGGATAACAGGCTGGACTGTTGTTGAATTCACGGTGACCGCCGCAGGAAATATTGAAAATGCAGTCGTGATTGACGCAGAACCCAAAGGTTACTTCGAGGCCGCGAGCCTGAAAGCGGTTAAAAAGTTCAGATACAAGCCGCAGGTCGTTAACGGAGTTGCGGTTGATACGCCAAACGTTTTCACACGGTTTAATTTTCAACTTGATGAATAG
- a CDS encoding DUF2753 domain-containing protein, which produces MSIKKAIKSLPMAIATAATLAVIAPVGTPFIGLDTAQAQEAKKKKSTRKVPALSLDFHKKITKGQEAMDEKNFAEAKKIINDALGRKGVNNYEKAVAYQYLANIAFEEEQPREAIRYYEQILDVREQIPEQLEISLLFNLAQLWYVQEDLDKSLQYLQEWEPRTEIIGVTQLQFISTVHYSKSDYPKAIEYAERTITEAETAGLEVKENWYQIILSSYWELGNFAKVRDTLELLLINWPKPGYWTQLAGVYGELGEDQTSFSVTEAAYKQGFLNDKPQQLVNHAQILLSRNAPIKAAWVLRDAFKDELVEKSAANQKTLGQAYLLAAEYKDAVEPLSAAAKEDADGSLWFQIGQVLAQLDRHADATVAFQNAIDIDSKDKASDAKKRLLSATMLKGTSFTELKKFKEAKAEFAKARRLAKDAKDRRTVKQWEDYLKVEEEREKILADAS; this is translated from the coding sequence ATGAGCATTAAAAAAGCGATTAAATCCTTACCTATGGCAATTGCAACAGCAGCAACACTCGCTGTCATTGCACCGGTTGGTACCCCATTCATTGGCTTAGATACAGCGCAAGCGCAAGAAGCCAAGAAGAAAAAAAGCACACGCAAAGTTCCAGCACTTTCCTTGGATTTTCATAAGAAAATCACAAAAGGCCAAGAAGCTATGGATGAGAAAAACTTTGCGGAAGCAAAGAAAATCATTAATGATGCTTTGGGGCGTAAAGGGGTTAATAACTACGAGAAAGCGGTAGCATATCAGTATCTTGCTAACATTGCTTTTGAAGAAGAGCAACCACGTGAAGCCATCCGCTATTATGAGCAAATCCTTGACGTACGTGAGCAAATTCCTGAGCAATTAGAAATTAGCTTGCTCTTCAATCTTGCACAACTTTGGTATGTTCAAGAAGATTTGGATAAATCTCTCCAATATCTTCAGGAATGGGAACCTAGGACTGAAATTATTGGCGTTACCCAGCTGCAGTTTATCTCGACAGTTCACTATTCTAAATCTGATTATCCAAAGGCGATTGAGTACGCTGAAAGAACGATTACAGAGGCAGAAACAGCTGGTTTAGAAGTTAAAGAAAACTGGTATCAGATTATTCTGTCATCCTATTGGGAACTTGGTAACTTTGCGAAAGTGCGTGATACACTGGAATTGTTACTGATCAACTGGCCAAAACCTGGCTACTGGACCCAGCTTGCAGGGGTATATGGCGAACTTGGTGAAGATCAAACATCATTCTCTGTTACTGAAGCAGCTTACAAGCAAGGTTTCTTGAACGACAAGCCACAGCAATTAGTGAACCATGCACAAATTCTTTTGTCACGGAATGCACCGATTAAAGCGGCATGGGTTCTTCGTGACGCATTCAAGGACGAACTTGTTGAGAAATCAGCAGCGAACCAAAAAACACTAGGTCAAGCCTATCTGCTCGCAGCTGAATACAAAGATGCAGTAGAACCGCTATCAGCAGCTGCAAAAGAAGATGCTGACGGTTCACTTTGGTTCCAGATTGGACAGGTTCTCGCTCAGTTAGATCGTCATGCTGACGCAACAGTTGCTTTCCAGAATGCTATTGACATTGATAGTAAAGACAAAGCATCAGACGCGAAAAAGCGCTTACTTTCTGCAACTATGCTAAAGGGTACGAGTTTCACAGAACTTAAAAAGTTCAAAGAAGCAAAGGCTGAATTTGCCAAAGCCCGTCGTTTAGCAAAAGATGCCAAAGACCGTAGAACAGTCAAGCAATGGGAAGACTATCTTAAGGTCGAGGAAGAGCGTGAGAAAATTTTAGCTGACGCTAGCTAA
- a CDS encoding TonB family protein, with protein sequence MNVRIAPALGIAGAVTFGLFYIMQALVAQSDEIVLEEAAQIRFVDVVEDIEDQPPQRLERQVEKPPEVEAPPPEIDTPDVQVDGPNQLNLSIGRANTGAGVNLDSIDLGPSQDGDYLPLVRVQPQFPRRAAERGVEGYVIVELTVAADGSVPPDSIVIIEADPKGYFERAARKAAAKFKYKPKVVNGVGQEVTGVKYRFSFDLADD encoded by the coding sequence ATGAATGTACGGATCGCACCAGCACTTGGCATAGCCGGAGCTGTTACATTTGGACTTTTCTATATCATGCAAGCACTTGTTGCTCAAAGTGACGAAATCGTGCTCGAAGAGGCCGCACAAATCCGTTTTGTAGATGTCGTTGAAGATATCGAAGACCAGCCACCACAACGCCTTGAGCGTCAGGTTGAGAAGCCACCAGAAGTCGAGGCTCCTCCGCCGGAAATCGACACTCCTGACGTGCAGGTAGATGGCCCGAACCAGCTTAACCTTTCTATTGGACGTGCTAATACCGGTGCTGGTGTGAACCTGGACTCAATTGATTTAGGCCCAAGCCAGGACGGTGATTATCTTCCGCTTGTTCGTGTACAGCCACAGTTCCCACGTCGTGCTGCAGAGCGCGGTGTTGAAGGATACGTGATCGTTGAATTAACAGTTGCTGCAGACGGCTCAGTTCCACCAGATTCAATCGTTATTATCGAGGCTGACCCTAAGGGTTATTTTGAACGTGCTGCTCGCAAAGCCGCTGCAAAATTCAAATATAAGCCAAAGGTCGTGAACGGTGTCGGTCAAGAAGTAACGGGTGTTAAGTACCGGTTCAGCTTTGACTTGGCAGATGATTAA
- a CDS encoding biopolymer transporter ExbD, giving the protein MRDHSQQDDDTEINMTPMLDIVFIMLIFFIVTAVFVKDSGVEVQKPEAITAIPQKQISVLVAVTDNDEVHINREAVDVDAIRTIIEKLHSENPKGTIAIQADDKAKAGLVLDTYKAIKDAGVGKIAFATEVKS; this is encoded by the coding sequence ATGCGTGATCATTCACAGCAAGATGACGATACCGAAATTAACATGACACCGATGCTCGACATCGTTTTCATCATGTTGATTTTCTTCATCGTAACCGCTGTATTTGTGAAGGACTCTGGCGTTGAAGTTCAGAAGCCGGAAGCGATTACAGCAATACCGCAAAAGCAGATCAGTGTATTGGTTGCGGTAACCGATAATGACGAAGTTCACATAAACCGCGAAGCTGTTGATGTTGATGCCATTCGTACCATTATCGAAAAATTACACTCTGAAAATCCAAAGGGTACAATTGCAATTCAGGCCGATGATAAAGCAAAAGCTGGCCTAGTACTCGATACCTACAAGGCAATTAAAGACGCAGGTGTAGGTAAAATAGCATTTGCTACGGAGGTGAAATCATGA
- a CDS encoding biopolymer transporter ExbD, protein MRKFAKGDDEAEVNMTPMLDIVFIMLIFFIVTATFVNESGIEVNIPEDNNNSNPPPPDEDKRAIAFIVDGNNRISHDFRTIDISSVSSIIKRESVERPEAPVVIQSAESGFSGTAIRIYDAALEIGIPAEKIVWTRRK, encoded by the coding sequence ATGCGTAAATTTGCGAAAGGTGATGATGAAGCAGAAGTAAACATGACTCCGATGTTGGACATCGTGTTTATCATGTTAATCTTCTTCATCGTGACCGCGACGTTTGTCAACGAGTCAGGTATTGAAGTTAACATCCCTGAGGATAATAATAATTCGAACCCTCCTCCACCGGATGAAGACAAACGGGCAATCGCCTTTATAGTTGATGGAAACAATCGGATTTCACACGATTTCCGTACGATCGATATTTCGTCAGTTTCTTCAATTATTAAACGTGAAAGCGTTGAGCGCCCAGAAGCACCTGTGGTGATCCAATCAGCAGAAAGCGGTTTTTCAGGAACAGCAATTCGTATTTATGATGCTGCCCTAGAAATCGGTATTCCTGCAGAAAAAATTGTTTGGACGCGTCGTAAATAA
- a CDS encoding MotA/TolQ/ExbB proton channel family protein has product MLSEALNAIRAFMEQGGEILFLLLGVTFIMWVLIVERLWYFSLEYRKQKSRVVEAWESRRERRSWYAHKIRTAMISEVNHDLNKSVNLIKTLVALCPLIGLLGTVTGMIEVFAVLGNTGSSSARAMADGVSKATIPTMSGMVAALSGLFLSTYIERRAKRESERLEDSLTMDH; this is encoded by the coding sequence ATGCTTAGCGAAGCCCTCAACGCGATCCGGGCTTTTATGGAACAGGGTGGTGAAATCCTGTTCCTACTCCTCGGTGTCACGTTCATTATGTGGGTGCTTATCGTTGAGCGACTTTGGTATTTCTCGCTTGAATATAGAAAGCAGAAAAGCCGGGTTGTGGAAGCTTGGGAATCACGCAGGGAACGGAGATCATGGTATGCCCATAAAATCCGCACAGCGATGATTTCAGAAGTAAACCATGACCTTAATAAAAGTGTTAATCTGATTAAGACGCTCGTTGCGCTTTGCCCGTTAATCGGCCTCTTGGGAACGGTTACAGGCATGATCGAAGTATTTGCCGTACTTGGTAACACTGGATCATCAAGCGCTCGGGCTATGGCCGATGGTGTATCAAAAGCAACAATTCCGACAATGTCAGGAATGGTCGCTGCACTTTCTGGTCTGTTCTTAAGCACTTATATTGAACGCCGTGCTAAACGCGAGTCTGAAAGACTTGAAGATAGCCTCACAATGGATCACTAG
- a CDS encoding MotA/TolQ/ExbB proton channel family protein — protein sequence MKKFIATAAIVLAGFSVTAQAQQADLDALLKKVQDGTLNEEAAHKQREAEFRANQAQQQNLLNAERRTTAQLERESARLEEQRRVNEQEITNQLEIQRNRLGQLQELFGVLQQAAGDARAVISGSHVTIDNPNRMDPINVLVAKAADDAQLPTIEDIEAWPAQMLLEMIGSGQIKTFQHEVGRNDGNKEVIDLTRIGDFGLVGNGRYYTLTNNGDVQELARQPSGRFTGTVDGFQSASSGDIVGLGLDPTRGQLLNIEVEKATLEDHLANGGPIGYITLGLGAIGVLLAVIQWLYLFVVGGKVRSQIRKDEANTNNPLGRVLAVYESNKNVDVETLELKLDEAILKETPALERFLTVVKLISAVAPLFGLLGTVTGMIQTFQAITLFGAGDPQAMAGGISAALITTVEGLVVAIPTLLLHSFVSGSSKSIIHVLEEQSAGIIAVHAEKEGANA from the coding sequence ATGAAAAAATTTATCGCAACCGCCGCAATCGTCCTCGCAGGATTCTCTGTCACTGCTCAGGCACAGCAAGCTGACCTTGATGCGCTTTTAAAGAAAGTACAAGACGGCACGCTGAATGAAGAAGCTGCTCACAAACAGCGCGAAGCTGAGTTCCGTGCGAACCAGGCGCAGCAACAAAATCTTTTGAATGCGGAGCGTCGTACAACAGCTCAGCTAGAGCGTGAAAGTGCTCGTTTGGAAGAGCAGCGCCGTGTTAACGAGCAAGAAATCACTAACCAACTTGAAATTCAACGAAATCGCTTAGGTCAGTTGCAAGAACTATTTGGTGTTCTTCAGCAGGCTGCAGGTGATGCCCGCGCTGTTATTTCTGGCTCACATGTAACAATCGATAATCCAAATCGTATGGACCCGATCAACGTTCTCGTTGCTAAAGCTGCTGATGATGCACAGCTTCCAACGATCGAAGATATCGAAGCATGGCCGGCTCAAATGCTTCTTGAAATGATTGGCTCGGGCCAAATCAAAACTTTCCAGCATGAAGTTGGTCGTAATGATGGCAATAAAGAAGTTATTGATCTAACCCGTATTGGAGACTTTGGACTTGTTGGAAATGGTCGCTACTACACATTAACCAATAACGGTGATGTTCAGGAGCTTGCACGTCAGCCTTCTGGCCGTTTCACCGGTACCGTTGATGGTTTTCAGAGTGCCTCTTCTGGTGACATCGTTGGTTTGGGTTTAGACCCAACTCGCGGACAGCTGTTAAATATTGAAGTTGAAAAGGCGACCTTGGAAGATCACCTGGCTAATGGTGGACCGATTGGTTACATTACACTTGGCCTTGGTGCAATTGGTGTACTATTGGCTGTTATTCAGTGGCTATATCTCTTTGTTGTTGGCGGTAAAGTTCGTAGTCAAATTCGCAAAGACGAAGCAAACACAAACAATCCACTGGGGCGTGTCCTTGCCGTTTATGAAAGCAACAAAAACGTAGACGTTGAAACGCTTGAGCTTAAGCTTGACGAAGCAATTCTAAAAGAAACACCTGCTCTAGAGCGTTTCTTGACAGTTGTTAAGTTGATTTCTGCTGTTGCACCGCTCTTTGGTCTGCTCGGTACGGTTACAGGTATGATCCAAACCTTCCAGGCGATCACACTCTTTGGTGCTGGTGACCCACAAGCGATGGCTGGTGGTATTTCTGCGGCCCTTATCACAACAGTGGAAGGTCTTGTTGTAGCGATCCCAACACTTCTTCTACACAGCTTTGTTTCTGGTTCGTCTAAATCCATCATTCATGTGTTGGAAGAGCAGTCAGCTGGTATCATTGCTGTTCACGCCGAGAAGGAGGGCGCGAATGCTTAG
- a CDS encoding DUF3450 domain-containing protein gives MDKAKVKRIAVSTLAVASIVLGAGLANAQDPRLKSVIDEVDESNKIAQASQQTIDGISDATSRIFGDYKASLKENAGLRAYNTQQQRVIDRQLAEINKIKTSIGQIDEIKRQITPLMLRMIDQLEDFVSIDTPFQIDDRKERVAKLRDYMDDPNISDPERFRLVLEEYKREVQYGRTINAYEGSLDDGRSVNFVRLGRVGFYYQTKDGSETAIWDKTNSTWVTNNEYQRAVRQLRRMAGNTVQKDVLVLPVAAPTQGN, from the coding sequence ATGGATAAAGCTAAAGTGAAACGTATAGCTGTCTCAACACTTGCTGTCGCTTCTATTGTTCTTGGAGCTGGCCTTGCAAATGCGCAAGACCCTCGCCTCAAGTCAGTTATTGATGAAGTAGACGAAAGCAATAAAATCGCTCAAGCATCACAGCAAACTATCGATGGAATCTCTGATGCAACTTCAAGAATCTTTGGTGATTACAAAGCATCACTAAAAGAAAACGCTGGTTTACGTGCATACAATACACAGCAACAACGTGTAATTGACCGCCAACTTGCTGAAATCAATAAAATTAAAACATCAATTGGTCAGATCGATGAAATTAAACGCCAGATTACACCATTGATGCTACGTATGATCGACCAACTGGAAGATTTTGTATCAATCGATACACCTTTCCAAATCGATGATCGTAAAGAACGCGTTGCTAAATTACGCGACTATATGGACGATCCAAATATCAGTGACCCTGAGCGTTTCCGCCTCGTTCTTGAAGAGTACAAGCGCGAAGTACAGTATGGCCGTACAATCAATGCCTATGAAGGATCTTTGGATGATGGTCGGAGTGTAAACTTTGTTCGCCTCGGACGTGTTGGTTTCTACTATCAAACAAAAGATGGTTCAGAAACCGCGATTTGGGATAAGACGAATAGTACATGGGTAACAAATAACGAATATCAACGTGCTGTCCGCCAACTTCGTCGTATGGCTGGTAACACTGTACAAAAAGACGTTCTCGTACTGCCTGTAGCAGCGCCTACACAGGGGAATTAA